One segment of Bacteroidia bacterium DNA contains the following:
- a CDS encoding SDR family oxidoreductase codes for MNRKRVLITGAAGFLGSHLCDRFIQEDYHVIGMDNLITGDLRNIEHLFKLPNFEFYHHDVSKFVYVPGELHYILHFASPASPIDYLKIPIQTLKVGSLGTHNLVGLAKAKNARILVASTSEVYGDPMVHPQTEDYYGNVNPVGPRGVYDEAKRFQEAITMAYHTFHGVETRIVRIFNTYGPRMRLNDGRVLPAFIGQALRGEDLTAFGDGTQTRSFCYVSDLVEGIYRLLMSNYASPVNIGNPDEITINDFAQEIIALTGAQNKIVYKPLPENDPKQRRPDITLAKKLLNWEPTIHRSEGLKRTFEYFKTLSKEDLYKTEHRFG; via the coding sequence ATGAATCGTAAAAGAGTATTAATCACCGGAGCTGCCGGCTTTTTGGGTTCACATCTGTGCGATCGTTTTATCCAAGAAGACTATCATGTCATTGGCATGGACAATTTAATTACAGGCGACTTACGCAATATTGAACATCTGTTCAAATTACCCAACTTTGAATTCTATCATCATGACGTGTCAAAATTCGTTTATGTGCCCGGAGAACTTCATTACATATTGCATTTTGCCTCACCTGCAAGTCCAATAGACTATTTAAAAATTCCTATTCAGACGCTTAAGGTAGGCTCATTAGGCACTCATAATCTTGTTGGATTAGCAAAAGCAAAGAATGCACGTATTCTGGTTGCCTCTACTTCTGAAGTATATGGCGACCCGATGGTACATCCTCAGACTGAAGACTATTATGGAAATGTTAATCCCGTTGGTCCAAGAGGAGTGTATGATGAAGCAAAGAGATTTCAAGAAGCAATCACTATGGCATATCATACTTTTCATGGAGTTGAAACACGTATTGTCCGTATTTTTAACACTTATGGTCCAAGGATGAGGCTTAATGATGGCAGAGTATTGCCCGCCTTTATCGGACAAGCATTAAGAGGCGAAGATTTAACTGCTTTTGGGGATGGCACTCAGACTCGCTCTTTCTGTTATGTTAGCGACTTGGTAGAAGGCATATACAGACTCTTAATGAGTAACTACGCTTCTCCTGTCAACATTGGCAATCCTGATGAGATTACGATTAATGATTTTGCTCAAGAAATTATTGCATTAACAGGAGCACAAAACAAAATAGTGTACAAACCGCTCCCTGAAAATGACCCTAAACAACGAAGACCCGATATAACATTAGCTAAGAAACTACTCAATTGGGAACCTACTATTCACCGTTCTGAAGGGTTAAAACGCACATTTGAATATTTTAAGACACTTAGCAAAGAAGATCTGTATAAAACAGAACATCGTTTTGGTTAA
- the murB gene encoding UDP-N-acetylmuramate dehydrogenase, with product MKTELNASLKSYQTFGIDVTTKALTKVSTKEEFLSAWQNPAFQEQPKLILGGGSNVLFTKDFLGLVIINRIKGKEIIHEDNEHVWVKFLSGEVWHESVLWTITQGWSGIENMSLIPGTIGAAPMQNIGAYGVELKDVFESLEAIELATGKIENFNKEQCKFGYRESIFKNTHKNQYFIYSVTLKLNKQPHFNTQYGDIQQVLAEMGVNQNNLTTKAVSDAVITIRKSKLPNPSELGNSGSFFKNPYITQQHFNELQSKYPDIKGFPVEDELVKVPAAWLIEQCGWKGKRVGNCGSHIRQPLVLVNYGGANGNEIYALALQIKQSVKDKFGIEIHPEVNII from the coding sequence ATGAAAACCGAACTCAATGCTTCTCTGAAATCCTATCAAACATTTGGTATAGATGTAACCACAAAGGCATTGACAAAGGTTTCAACTAAAGAAGAATTTCTATCAGCATGGCAAAATCCTGCATTCCAAGAACAACCCAAACTAATACTGGGTGGAGGGAGCAATGTTTTGTTTACAAAAGACTTTCTAGGATTAGTCATAATTAACCGGATAAAAGGAAAGGAAATCATACATGAAGACAACGAACATGTATGGGTGAAATTTTTATCAGGAGAAGTCTGGCATGAATCAGTACTCTGGACAATTACACAAGGTTGGTCAGGAATAGAAAACATGTCATTAATTCCAGGCACGATTGGTGCGGCTCCTATGCAAAACATTGGTGCTTATGGCGTTGAACTAAAAGATGTGTTTGAATCTCTTGAGGCGATTGAATTGGCAACAGGAAAGATTGAGAATTTTAATAAAGAACAATGTAAATTCGGATATAGAGAAAGCATTTTTAAGAACACACATAAAAACCAATACTTCATTTATTCAGTAACTCTTAAACTTAACAAGCAACCTCATTTCAATACACAATACGGGGACATACAGCAAGTTTTAGCTGAAATGGGAGTAAATCAAAACAATCTCACTACAAAAGCAGTCAGTGATGCTGTAATAACCATTAGAAAATCAAAACTTCCCAATCCTAGTGAGTTAGGAAATTCCGGTAGTTTTTTTAAAAATCCTTATATAACCCAACAGCATTTCAACGAACTTCAAAGCAAATATCCTGATATCAAAGGGTTTCCGGTTGAAGACGAACTCGTTAAAGTTCCTGCTGCTTGGCTAATTGAGCAATGTGGATGGAAAGGAAAAAGAGTTGGAAATTGTGGTAGTCATATTCGCCAACCTTTGGTTCTGGTTAACTATGGAGGCGCAAACGGCAATGAAATTTATGCTCTTGCCTTACAAATTAAACAGTCCGTAAAAGACAAATTTGGAATAGAGATTCATCCGGAGGTAAACATTATTTAA
- a CDS encoding UDP-glucose/GDP-mannose dehydrogenase family protein, translating into MEIAVVGTGYVGLVSGTCFAESGNNVICVDIDENKVTSLKNGKITIYEPGLELLFQRNLKDGRLHFTTDLGYAINKAEVIFLALPTPPGEDGSADLSYVLGVAEQLGKIITNYKVIVDKSTVPVGTAEKVRAAVAKNAKVEFDIVSNPEFLREGVAVDDFMKPDRVVIGVSSERARKVMGELYAPFVRQGNPIIYMDEKSAELTKYAANSFLATKISFMNEISRLCDLLGADVDMVRIGMGSDSRIGKRFLFPGIGYGGSCFPKDVKALIKSSKEIHYDFKILNAVEEVNAIQKKILLPKMDAVLGRDWSGLKIALWGLAFKPNTDDIREAPALVLIEQFLQRNAQVAAFDPEAMANVQRIAGDKIKFASNMYEALTNADVLVIATEWSEFRNPDFDKIKSSLNRHLIFDGRNVFDVDKMEELGFSYYSIGRREVVSKNQASK; encoded by the coding sequence ATGGAAATAGCAGTAGTAGGTACAGGATACGTTGGGCTTGTTTCAGGCACCTGTTTTGCAGAATCAGGCAACAATGTAATATGTGTAGATATTGATGAAAATAAAGTTACCAGTCTTAAAAATGGCAAGATTACCATTTATGAACCCGGATTGGAGTTATTATTTCAACGAAACTTAAAAGATGGTCGTCTCCATTTTACCACAGACTTAGGTTATGCAATAAACAAAGCAGAAGTAATTTTCCTTGCATTGCCAACACCTCCTGGCGAAGACGGTTCTGCAGACCTCTCATACGTTCTGGGAGTTGCAGAACAATTAGGAAAAATAATCACCAATTACAAAGTCATCGTTGATAAAAGTACTGTTCCTGTTGGCACTGCCGAAAAAGTAAGGGCTGCTGTTGCTAAGAACGCAAAAGTTGAATTTGACATAGTAAGTAATCCCGAGTTTCTGCGCGAAGGAGTGGCGGTAGATGACTTTATGAAACCGGATCGTGTGGTGATTGGCGTTAGCAGCGAACGGGCACGAAAAGTTATGGGAGAGCTTTATGCTCCATTTGTAAGACAAGGAAACCCCATTATTTATATGGATGAAAAATCTGCAGAGCTCACCAAATATGCAGCCAATTCCTTTTTAGCTACAAAAATTTCTTTTATGAATGAAATTTCCCGACTGTGCGACTTACTGGGAGCGGATGTTGATATGGTTCGTATAGGAATGGGCTCTGACAGTCGTATCGGGAAACGTTTCTTATTCCCCGGTATAGGCTATGGCGGCAGCTGCTTCCCAAAAGACGTAAAAGCACTTATTAAATCTTCCAAAGAGATTCATTATGACTTCAAAATTTTAAATGCAGTTGAAGAAGTAAATGCAATACAGAAAAAGATTTTATTACCCAAAATGGATGCAGTTCTTGGACGTGATTGGTCAGGACTCAAAATAGCACTCTGGGGTCTTGCATTCAAACCCAATACTGACGACATACGCGAAGCTCCTGCTTTAGTATTAATTGAGCAATTCTTACAGCGCAATGCACAAGTTGCTGCTTTTGATCCTGAAGCTATGGCTAATGTACAACGCATTGCAGGAGACAAAATAAAATTTGCATCTAACATGTATGAAGCATTGACAAATGCAGATGTGTTAGTAATTGCAACGGAATGGTCAGAATTTAGGAATCCTGATTTTGACAAAATTAAGTCCTCACTCAACAGACATCTTATTTTTGATGGTCGCAATGTGTTTGATGTTGACAAAATGGAAGAACTTGGATTTAGCTACTACTCCATTGGAAGACGCGAAGTTGTATCAAAAAATCAAGCATCAAAATGA
- a CDS encoding YdeI/OmpD-associated family protein: MNSINIPSDLNEQLQLSPEANAFFEMLPPSHKSAYLEWIESAKKQETRMRRIAKAIEQLQRDSSLKKHK; encoded by the coding sequence ATGAATTCAATCAATATTCCTTCTGATTTAAACGAGCAATTACAACTCTCACCTGAAGCAAATGCCTTTTTTGAAATGTTGCCGCCTTCTCATAAATCAGCATATTTAGAATGGATTGAAAGTGCAAAAAAGCAAGAAACCCGAATGCGAAGAATTGCCAAAGCAATTGAACAATTACAACGCGACTCATCATTAAAAAAACACAAATAA
- a CDS encoding polysaccharide deacetylase family protein — MKQLVVHTKFIAPRLHYIVVQLFEKWYGLKVDFIESQNIAPDEYALYNHEGLLLCSNKSKILFSTEIQHHVEFDWTRIRKFDFNVDWLGAAFFLLSRMEEYYTPKDAHGRFRYNNSVAFQEGFLREPLVDKVVFQFVKQYFPEKISYFNKLQIIPTLDIDMTHAFLGRNVFRQCGAIVKDWLNGTVKERMNVLQEKEEDPYNNFDYQLEVLERNRLQAQYFFQVGRYGKFDKNISPSHPLFIEVLNRVKDCKIGLHPSYNTMITPKLLAQEKAILEKLIPHPVTVSRQHFLRFSLPDTYRSLINIGIKEEHSMGFSEITGFRAGTSRSFLWFDLGSNSVSNLLIQPFAVMDVALEYFQHYSVEQAILEIRTIKEELRILNGTFAFCFHNESLSERNQWKGWRVVFEEACKQNK, encoded by the coding sequence TTGAAACAACTTGTTGTACATACTAAATTCATTGCTCCAAGGCTACATTATATTGTTGTGCAGTTGTTTGAAAAATGGTATGGACTTAAAGTTGATTTTATTGAGAGCCAAAACATAGCCCCTGATGAATATGCGCTCTATAATCATGAAGGGTTACTGCTGTGCAGCAATAAAAGTAAAATACTATTTTCAACTGAAATTCAACATCATGTTGAATTTGACTGGACAAGAATCAGAAAATTTGACTTTAATGTGGATTGGTTAGGTGCTGCTTTTTTTCTGCTCTCTCGAATGGAAGAATATTATACCCCTAAAGATGCTCACGGACGTTTTCGATATAATAACAGTGTTGCATTTCAAGAAGGATTCCTTCGAGAACCGTTAGTAGATAAAGTGGTATTCCAATTTGTTAAACAATATTTTCCTGAGAAAATTTCTTATTTCAATAAACTTCAGATTATCCCAACGCTTGATATTGATATGACACATGCATTCTTAGGTCGAAATGTTTTCAGGCAATGTGGTGCGATTGTGAAAGATTGGCTTAATGGAACGGTCAAAGAGAGAATGAATGTTTTACAAGAAAAGGAGGAAGATCCCTACAATAATTTTGATTATCAACTTGAGGTATTAGAACGTAACCGATTGCAAGCACAGTATTTTTTTCAAGTGGGCAGATATGGTAAATTTGATAAAAATATTTCTCCTTCCCATCCTCTCTTTATAGAAGTGCTCAACCGGGTTAAGGACTGTAAAATCGGGCTGCATCCTTCTTATAATACTATGATAACCCCGAAGCTTTTGGCACAAGAGAAAGCAATTTTGGAAAAACTTATTCCGCATCCGGTAACTGTTTCACGTCAACATTTTTTAAGATTCTCTTTGCCGGACACTTATCGTTCATTGATAAATATAGGCATAAAAGAGGAGCACAGTATGGGCTTTTCAGAAATAACCGGATTTAGAGCAGGAACAAGCAGGTCTTTTTTATGGTTTGATTTAGGAAGCAATAGTGTAAGCAATTTGTTGATTCAACCTTTTGCAGTGATGGACGTTGCGTTGGAGTATTTTCAGCATTATTCGGTTGAACAAGCCATACTTGAGATTAGAACAATCAAGGAAGAATTGCGAATACTCAATGGTACATTTGCTTTCTGTTTTCATAATGAGTCTTTGAGTGAACGCAATCAGTGGAAAGGGTGGCGAGTCGTTTTTGAAGAGGCATGTAAGCAAAATAAATGA
- a CDS encoding RluA family pseudouridine synthase gives MEFKEIKKRILYEDNHLIVFNKPSGVPVQSDKTGDECLLDIVKEFIKERDSKPGNVFLGLVHRLDRPVSGIVVLAKTSKALTRLTVMFKERQIKKIYHAIVNGIPNGEEGTLSHHHRKDGVKHIAILSNVPKGNTKPAILHYKLLGHINTYSLLEIRLETGRFHQIRAQLFKNGNYIIGDLKYGAKKPNPDKSICLHARSIEFSHPTKEEVVKVRAPYPQAQLWNNFK, from the coding sequence ATGGAATTCAAAGAAATAAAGAAACGAATCTTGTATGAGGATAATCATCTTATTGTTTTCAATAAGCCTTCAGGCGTTCCTGTTCAATCAGATAAAACCGGTGATGAATGTCTCTTAGATATTGTAAAAGAGTTTATAAAAGAACGTGATTCAAAACCCGGCAATGTCTTTCTGGGATTAGTCCACAGACTGGATAGACCTGTATCAGGTATCGTAGTATTAGCAAAAACAAGCAAGGCATTGACCCGGCTTACTGTCATGTTTAAGGAAAGGCAAATCAAAAAAATATACCATGCTATTGTCAATGGCATACCCAATGGCGAAGAAGGCACGCTCTCTCACCATCATCGGAAAGATGGGGTAAAACATATAGCCATTTTAAGTAATGTTCCTAAGGGCAACACAAAACCAGCTATTCTGCATTATAAACTCTTAGGTCATATTAACACTTACAGTTTGTTAGAAATAAGACTCGAAACAGGGAGATTTCATCAAATCCGAGCACAACTTTTTAAGAATGGAAATTACATCATCGGAGATTTAAAATACGGTGCAAAGAAACCCAATCCTGACAAATCAATATGTCTGCATGCACGTTCTATTGAATTTAGCCATCCTACAAAAGAAGAAGTTGTAAAAGTACGAGCACCCTATCCGCAAGCACAACTCTGGAACAATTTTAAGTAA